The Silene latifolia isolate original U9 population chromosome X, ASM4854445v1, whole genome shotgun sequence genome contains the following window.
ACGAAGTGAAATTATTAGAGTATCTTCAATGGTTGGCAAAAAGGACTTGCTTGAAATTTTAAGAAATTACAAGCTAGTAGCTCAACCATTGGAGTTATCCATGTAGACTAGCTTTGCTCAACAATTTTAAGCTAGTAGCTCCATGGATCTACTTGCTCAAATGGACCCACAAAAAAAATATGACCAATAGGAAAATAGTGAtccaattaaaaaaaaattaattttaattgaaaattgaataaataaatagatAAATGTCTTAAGTGGGTCCAATTAAGCTACTTGTAAATTGGCTAAACCATTGGAGTATATGGTAGCTTAAAATTGTTGTAGCTTACAAAAACGAGGTGACAAAGGTAAGCTAGTAGCAACTAACTTACCATTGGATTTGCTCTAAGAGTATCTCCAATTTAAGAAATTGCAAGCTAGTTGCTAAATCATTGAACAAGTCCATGTAGGATAGCTTAAACCAAGCAACTAACTTTATTAAGCTAGTAGCTTGCTTAAATGACCCTATGACTAAAATATAACCAATAAAATTAGTTTGATTTATTAAAATTCAGtccgtctcattgaagacggtcactatctgtcacaagctgaagacggatagtggccctctcacaaaatgcaagtgggagggcaagtggggtcTGAGGATATCCATTTCcccccacttgcactatccatttgcattttgtgagagggacactatccatctttagcttgtgacggatagtgtccgtctttaatgagaatttgtgattaaaATTTGGGTCAAACTAGTTAAAATTTAAGTTAAACCATTGAAATGAATTGGTAGTCTAAAATTAAACTAGTTTAAAATGTGATATGACAatgatcacaaattctcatttgtgacggtcatatccgtcgcaagtttgcgacggGTCAAGTATTACCCATGCGGGGTAGATGAGACGAAAGCAAAAAACCTAGAGAGTAGCAATctattttgtcttatctacccacatgactattacttgacccgtcacaagcttgtgacggatatgcccGTCATAAGAGAGACTTGCTGGACAATGATAAGCTAGTAAatctttacattttttttttcttatgaaCTTTTTATTTAGGTACTATTTTTTTAATCTATCAAATTTAGGTTTTATTTCCTAGATTTTTGTTTCCGTTTCGGTCAATTGttttcctttggttttggcacaaagaccaataaAAGAGAAAAacgccaattactaaatgacaagtggatcaaATGGTGGATGAATCCGAGTGGAGTCCAATTTCCTGAATTCTATTCTTAAAACATAGTACAGTATAGACTCACTCTTCCGTATATGTGAAATACCTCCTGGGTCTTTGTCTTTGTGGTGAGACTTGGCAATCTTGCAACACAAAGATGTTCCTTCATTATGGTTTTGCAGGGCTTAAGACCAAAAGGGTACTTTTCTTGATTTTAATCCACTTTCTACTTCATTTCTCACAATTTTCTCTCTTAGTCTGTTTCATTTTCTGTTGGGTTTTTATTTAACTGCGTCAtcctttatttttttattttttttgttgaataTCGTCTTTTGCCGATTGCAAATTGATTTTGTGGCTTTTTGGTTGCTGGGAAAAATATATCATGTTTATTGTTTAGCAGTCATATAAGAGTTTAGATTGAGTTAGGTCTGTAGGGGTTAGGGTTGAGAATATGAGAGAATTGTGAAGATATACAGCTGGTGAGTGAGTTTTCGACTCCTGGTAGTAACAGACTCATACTCCATTCTGACGAGTCGGCCTGTTAGCACCGATATATCTGAAATGGAAACTGTGTTTTGTAAATCGTTACTTCCTCCATCTTATTTATATTCTACATTTCTACCTCTGTGAACTTTTCATGAATTATTCTTACAATCTACTAGTACTAGTTACAACTTTTTTAAATTCACGATATGAAAATAGTTGCTTTCAAATATCTTGTGACTGATTTTACATTGTATCCCACATATAAAAAACATCACCATTTTCATTTTTTATGCTTTTGTCGTGGATTATATAAGTAAAATGGTTGATGATATAATGAAAATGGCTCACTAACTGTAGTGGTTGCATTTCATTTATTTTCAAGTAGCACTCATTCAATGTATTATGAGGACTCATTATTCATTGGTTTTGGTTTATAATGAAGTAAAGGAAGTCCTTAAGGCTCCATATCCTGCAACTAGAGGGAGTCCTTAAGGCACCGGGGTAAGGTTGCGTATATACGACCCCCATTATCCCGCAATTTACTAGAGTCCTTAAGACATTGGGTAATGTTGTTATTGTATTCTTGATGAAATTTTCAATATGTGTTATCCCTAGTTAATCAGGGCGTAAGATTGCATACGTCCGACCTCCCAACCATGCCTTTTGTGAGAGCCTTTGATCTGTCTGGGGCATCATCCTTATTTGATGTCCATAAACTTAGTCCTGCTGGCTTTACTGGTCAGAAATGACTTAGAATCAAGCAATTGATGATTACTTGAACCTTATGTAAGGGTGATTCAGTACTTGCCACTTATGAAATTTGTCCTAGATGAAGCTATGTCATACAGTTCTGGGATTTTGAACAAAAATTAAGATGTAAATTGGTAGTAATTGTGAGCGATTTTCAGGGGATGTCAGCGGGGCGGGTACAAGTGGGTACCACCCCACACCCGCCCcagttggggcggggatgggtagagCTTTGGCGGGTTGTGGGGCGGGTCCGGGCATGAAAATTTTACCCGCCATGGGTAATGGGGTGGGGATGGATTTTGCATCTTACCCGCCTCAAACCCGCCTACCCGCCAATTGTTAAAAAAATTAGTGCGCTTATGACAattttttaaatcttatttagttataattaagatataatgtAAATAAAAGCTATTTTATAAAGTTGTTTACTATCTTCTTTTGTGAAAAAACTAAACTTataaagaaaaattcaaaaaaacggAAATTAATAATGATTAAATCAACATTTGCGAAAAAATTTATGGAATAAAATCATGGTGGATCGGGTTAATGGATAAGCGGGGCAGGTATGGTTTTATATTTCCACCCGTTGGGACGGGGCTGGTTTTGGAAACTTGTACCCGCCACGGGTGGTGGGGCAGGGACGGGTacgagtttttcttggtgggtacgggtacgggggagcctatatccaccaccgccccgccccaatgacatccctaatTTTCACTCTTGGAATTGCTAAGGCTTTCATAGTATTTGATGTATTTCTCATGAATTTTTTACCTATGCTGGTTTTTATGTTGAAAACTATTCTGCATTTTCAAGTAGTTATTTGCTCTCTGAATTTACTTTTGTCAGCGAGTCTTGTATGAGGCGGTTTCAAATAATTATATGGAGATTGGGTTGGTCTCACATGTAAGACTATCTCatataattctttttttttttttttttttttttttttttttttttgtaagttgTAACCACTATATTCTAGCATGATTGTTTATTTGGCTAGGTTCAGAGTTGATTCTTAAGTATATAAAATAACATAATGGTTGCTCAGATGAAGCTCTGCCTACTTTCTATTTATGCTTTTCTATCCACCTCCTCAagtagacttcaccttttgttgTCTCAAGTGTAATACCTATTATTTTACTCCTGCTTTTGTAAAACGTGTTTTTGTTCTCGCAGATAGTGTTTGAAGACGTATTCACTGCCCTTGATTCTGCATGTCTTGCTCAATTAAAAGAACTTAGTGCAAAACGTAGGTTAATTGAAGAGTCTATTAATGACACCAGTCGCATCACTGAAGCTACAGCCAGGGAAATGGCTGGAGGGTTGACTTCCCGTAATCAACAGGTGGTCTTTATGGCTATTTCTAAATAGATCTTTCATTCTTGTCTATTTGTTGTCCATTGTTTGATACCTTTGTTGGTTGCTATTTCTTCCTAGACTTATGGACACTAAAGACTGATATTAATAAGACATGGCTTTAATCGACAATCAAAAAGGGGGAAGGGGAGGCTTGCATATTACTTGTGGTGCTTTTGTCTAATGGTCATCTATTCTAGATTCACTTATAAATAGCTGGTGTTTTACTAGTGTATGACCTACGTTACTTCCGCCTTCATTTCTCGGGTTGTACTTTTGCCTGACACGACAAACAATGATACTGTATGAAATCCTTACCCATGCATTACCAGTCCAGCTGTTCTGTTAGAAGAGCCAAAAAGGAAGGCTTGCATATTAATAGTAGACGAAGAGGCTATGCAGGAAGCATTTGATACAATACTTAATGATTTTTAGTCCCAAACATCAGGTTGCATCAGAGGATGATCTTGGCTCTCTTATATGTATTTGATTATACATATTCAACAAAACTTGTATTTGATAAATGACAATTTAGTGAGATCAAATTGGCTAaactattttttatttatttatttattttctatgCCACATGATTGTCTTTACTCTTTATTCTTTTTGTCACTGTTCTGATAAAACAATTATGCTTTAAATGGATGAATTTTTTCAAATATATCAGGAAATCCTGAGATTAGAGCAATATCTTCCTCTACTGCAGAACTTGATTATTCAAATTGATTCAGTTAGTGACAGTCGGTGTACAAACCGATGGATTTCAGAGCTGCGAGTTCGCTGGACCAGCATTCTAGGCTCTTCTTCCACATTCAAACTAAATGGTCCAAAGTATTTCCAAATCAATAGTTTGAAATATGAACTTGGAATGGTTCTTTTCCTATACGGTGTAACTCTACATGAGCTGGCTTTTGAAGTTCTAGAAGGTCAGTGTGTAGCTAGATGCACGCTCTATACCTCTTATCCCAAAGTATGCTTTAGTTTTGCTTGTTATCTGCAGTATATTGATTTTGTATGCATTCTCATAGATTTGCAGAAATCTGCCTCCCTTCTGAAAAAATCTGCTGGGGTCTTCAACTATTTGAATACCGACGTTCTCCCATCATTACAAGACATATTGCCTCCAGAAAAGCCACCTGAAGCAACCGCCAATGTGTCATCTGCAATGAGTCTTTTTTGCTTAGCGGAAGCTCAGGTAGAACTATGTCGTATTCAACTTACGTATTTTTATCATGCCATTGATTAAAGTTCATGTATCAGATACTCTTATCAGATGTGAATCGTGTATCTATAATCGGGGCATGGTATGAAATTATGAATCAGGCAACCTGCTTTTAAGCGTGTCGACGTGTATAAAATTTGATGATAAGTCCTCAATCTGACTAGGGTATAATAGTGATACACTGATACGTATATCCTTTCTCTCTTATATTGCCGTTTTTTTTCCTACATCGACATTTGTAAGGGGTTCAGGGAAAACATACTGATATAGTTATGTTTATTAGGCTGTAGCCATAAAGATGGCAGAGAAGAAGCAAATGTCTCCTGCTCTGTTAGCGAAACTGCACTATGGAGTCACACAATTCTTGGATGAAGCTTGTGGTTTTTTGCAATCAGGATCCAGAGATATTTCAGAAAAATTCATGGTGAGTTATCTTTGCAACTTCATTTGACGTTGATGCCTAAATCTCCTTGCTTAAATAGTATACTAAGATACATATACTGATATACACATGTATCTAAGACGAATGTATATGTCTAATCctttgatatttaattgttatctATTCTTAATAGATACATAAGATACACATATCTAACATTATACAAGTTCACATTAAATGTATTGTCTGCAAACCTCTTCGGGTCAGATGGGGAGAGGCATGGACGCAACGACTGGAGTGGAAGGCATAGAAGAGTTTTACTGTACCTTTGTTGAAAGTGTCAGCATAGTATTGATC
Protein-coding sequences here:
- the LOC141623508 gene encoding uncharacterized protein LOC141623508 isoform X2, which translates into the protein MFLHYGFAGLKTKRIVFEDVFTALDSACLAQLKELSAKRRLIEESINDTSRITEATAREMAGGLTSRNQQNLIIQIDSVSDSRCTNRWISELRVRWTSILGSSSTFKLNGPKYFQINSLKYELGMVLFLYGVTLHELAFEVLEDLQKSASLLKKSAGVFNYLNTDVLPSLQDILPPEKPPEATANVSSAMSLFCLAEAQAVAIKMAEKKQMSPALLAKLHYGVTQFLDEACGFLQSGSRDISEKFMDFIISCRNLHELRSRRHLAESCKELNQLGVAIGLLNCALNNKNDMPGNQSWRDVFKSEVTEISELLKKYNKENEIVWHEQIPLDFELPPMEGRKIVTTTPYDPERWERQLAFKT
- the LOC141623508 gene encoding uncharacterized protein LOC141623508 isoform X1 is translated as MFLHYGFAGLKTKRIVFEDVFTALDSACLAQLKELSAKRRLIEESINDTSRITEATAREMAGGLTSRNQQEILRLEQYLPLLQNLIIQIDSVSDSRCTNRWISELRVRWTSILGSSSTFKLNGPKYFQINSLKYELGMVLFLYGVTLHELAFEVLEDLQKSASLLKKSAGVFNYLNTDVLPSLQDILPPEKPPEATANVSSAMSLFCLAEAQAVAIKMAEKKQMSPALLAKLHYGVTQFLDEACGFLQSGSRDISEKFMDFIISCRNLHELRSRRHLAESCKELNQLGVAIGLLNCALNNKNDMPGNQSWRDVFKSEVTEISELLKKYNKENEIVWHEQIPLDFELPPMEGRKIVTTTPYDPERWERQLAFKT